TTGATAAATTTGGATTCGAAGTTGAAGCTGTAGCACTTGATGCCGGTTATTTTACAGGTTATATCTGTAAGAAATTATCAGAACAGAATATATTTATGGTGATGGGGTATCGCCGATTTGGAAAACGGAATAAAGAAGTACCAAAAAGTCAATTTAAATATGAAGAAGAAACAGACGTATTTGCCTGTCCAATGGGATGTATTTTAGAATATGCGACAACGGATCGAGAAGGATACCGTCAATATAAATCTAATCCAACAGATTGTGCCGTTTGTCCATTGCGTGATAAATGTTTCTCAGAGAAACAAAAACAAAAAGTCATTACGCATCATATTTGGGAAGAATATAAAGATATCGCAAGAAAAAACAAATTAACAAGTACGGGTAAAAAGCTATATAAAGTACGCTGTTCTACAATTGAGCGGAGTTTTGCGGATGCCAAAGAACTACATGGTTATCGGTATGCCCGGTTTCGAGGGGTGAAGTATGTCCAAATGCAGGCCTATCTCACTGCAGCCTGCCAAAACATGAAAAAAATAGCCCTTCACCTGACCAAAAAGGGTCAGGTGAAGGGCTATTTTTTGTGTTTTTATCATGTATTACTATTTTGTACGAATTTCAGAATTCATACATTCCAGAGTGTAGGAAACCCTAAAGGGTTTCCAAACACTCTGAAAAAACAGTGGACTATCCACTGTTTTTTGTTTTTATTGTAAGGATAAATAGCGAAGAGGGAAGAAATAAGTGTAAGCAACGTTTTCTATTCGCTTAGATAGTCGAAATTTCTAGCATAAAGCTGTATAATGCTTGTAATGAAAGGGAAATGCAGGAAAGGATATGTAATAAATTACTATGGATAAAGATAAACAACAATTAAGCGTTGAAGTTGCAAGATTATATTATCAATCTGATTATAGTCAACAAGAGATTGCAAATAAGTTGAATATTTCAAGACCAACAATTTCAAGGTTGTTAAAGTATGCGAAAGAAAAAGGATTTGTTCAAATTAGTATAGCTGATCCATTTGCTGATTTAGATAATGTCGGAAACCTATTGAAAGAAAAATATAATTTATTAGAAGCACACGTTGTATTTGCTCCTGTACCAGAGTATGCGACAATTACGGAATATATTAGTAAATACGCTGCTGAGTATATGGAAAAGACGGTGAAAAATGGTGACATCGTTGGAGTGAGCTGGGGAACGACAATGTATGAAATTGCTAGGAAAATTATACCTCAGCACGTAAAAGGAGTAGAAGTTGTCCAGTTGAAAGGCGGTATTAGTCATTCAAGTGTAAATACGTATGCGAATGAGACAATCGCTTTATTTGCAGACGCATTCCAAACGACACCGAGGAATTTACCACTTCCAGTTATATTTGATAATGCAGTGACGAAAGAATTAGTGGAACAAGATAGACATATTCATCACATTATTGAAATGGGAAAACAAGCAAACATTGCTATTTTCACTGTCGGAACGGTGCGTGATGAAGCACTATTATTCCGATTAGGGTATTTGGATAAGGATGAAACGAGCCTACTGAAAAAACAAGCGGTCGGTGACATTTGTTCACGTTTCTTTGATGGGGACGGCAATATTAGTAGTGAAGAAATTAATCAGCGTACTATTGGAATTGATTTAGAAGAACTACGATTAAAGAAACGTTCTGTCCTCGTTGCAGGGGGATCTAGAAAAGTGAAAGCAATAGATGGGGCATTAAGCGGTGGATATGCAAATGTGTTAATTATAGATCAGCATACTGCGAAGGAATTGTTACATTATCAAAAAGGTTAGAAATAGAAGGCTCTCTCAAAATAATACTTTTGGGAGAGCCTTCTATTTTAGTATGAGTAAATCAAGGAATAGTACCTTGTTAAAGTACTTATAAGAAAAACTCTTCGATTGATCTCCTTTTTCAAAGGTTTGGGAGTTAGCGATTATATCTCTATTAACAAAAGTCCAACCATCTTCCTCCATCATATTGATAAATGGTTCCATTTCCCCGCGTTTCACTAAGGAAGGGTATTCATTATTTATCGGTTCTACTGCCATCATTTCTTTATCTTGAATAACCATTTTTGAAATAGCTATAGCAAATGGTATTGGGTTCCCTTCTTGGAAAATTACGTTCCTTTTTTGAAAGACAAATATAGATAGTGCGATGCATAATATTAGTAATGCTAGCAAAAAAGGTTTCGATTTTAGCAAATGACTCACATCCTTTGTTTTCCATTTTATATTACAAATTAAGATTCGATTTTCTGGAGGTAATTTCCTTTTTGAAAATAATGAACAAAATTTCAAAAGTATGTTTACATTTGTTCAACTAAGAGTTAAAATGAAGTTGTTAAAAGATATGAGGAGTGAAGAAAATGAACATTGCAAAGTTAATTGATCATACAGTTTTAAAACCAGATACGAAAAAAGAAGATGTTATGAAAGTTTTAGAAGAAGCAAAGAAATACAATTTCGCTTCTGTTTGTATTAATCCTACATGGGTGAAATTAGCTGCTGAAGAATTAGCAGGACATGATGTAGATGTTTGTACAGTTATCGGCTTCCCATTAGGTGCGAGTACAACTGAAACAAAAGTATTCGAAACAAAAGATGTAATTGCAAAAGGTGCAACTGAAGTTGATATGGTAATCAACGTTGGTGCTTTAAAAGATGGCGATAATGAATTCGTTGAGAAAGATATTTACGAAGTTGTACAAGCTGCAAAAGGAAAAGCGCTTGTAAAAGTTATTATTGAAACTTGTCTATTAACAGACGAAGAAAAAGTACGCGCTTGCGAATTATCAGTAAAAGCTGGTGCTGATTTCGTAAAAACTTCAACTGGATTCTCAACTGGCGGAGCAACTGCGGAAGATATCGCATTAATGCGTAAAACAGTTGGACCAGATGTTGGCGTGAAAGCATCAGGCGGAGTTCGTACACGTGAAGATGCAGAGAAAATGGTAGCGGCTGGAGCTTCTCGAATTGGAGCAAGCGCTAGTGTTGCAATCGTTTTAAATGACGCAAAAGGTGCAACAGATAATTATTAATCAATAAAAGCAGTGAGAGAAGCAATAGGTACACAAATTGTTAAGGCATTAGTGTATCTATTGCTTTAACAATTCAAAATAATGTAAGCGGATACGAATGGGGAGAGAGAATTTCATGAAATACTTAATAGGTATTATAGGCCTCGTATTAATTTTAGGTATCGCTTGGCTTGCTAGTAATAATAGAAGCAAAGTTAAATATCGTCCAATTATAACGATGATTGTACTCCAATTTATACTCGGCTTCTTATTATTAAATACGAGTATTGGGAATATATTAATTAGCGGAATTGCCGATGGCTTTGGGGAATTGTTAAAGTACGCTGCTGACGGTGTGAATTTCGTATTTGGTGGTTTAGTGAATCAAAAAGAGTTTTCATTCTTTTTAGGAGTATTAATGCCAATCGTTTTTATATCAGCTTTAATCGGTATTTTGCAACATATTAAAGTATTACCTATTATTGTGAAATTTATCGGTTTAGCATTAAGTAAAGTAAACGGAATGGGAAAACTTGAATCGTATAATGCGGTTGCTTCCGCTATTTTAGGACAATCAGAAGTATTTATTTCGGTTAAGAAGCAACTAGGCTTATTATCAGAAAGAAGATTATACACATTATGTGCATCTGCAATGTCAACGGTTTCTATGTCAATAGTTGGATCGTACATGGTCTTATTAAAACCACAATATGTTGTAACAGCTTTAGTGCTTAACTTATTTGGTGGTTTTATTATCGCTTCTATTATTAACCCATATGAGGTTACTGAAGAAGAAGATATGTTAGAAGTACAAGAGGAAGAGAAAAAGAGCTTTTTTGAAGTATTAGGGGAATATATTATAGATGGTTTCAAAGTTGCGATTACGGTAGCAGCGATGTTAATTGGATTTGTTGCTCTTATCGCATTCATTAACGCAGTATTCAAAGGTGTAATTGGTATTTCATTCCAAGAAATTCTCGGTTATGCATTTGCACCATTTGCATTTATTATGGGTGTTCCTTGGCATGAAGCAGTTAATGCCGGTAATATTATGGCGACAAAACTTGTATCGAATGAATTTGTAGCGATGACAGATTTAGCACAAGGAAACTTTAATTTCTCAGCAAGAACGACAGCAATTATATCTGTGTTCTTAGTTTCATTTGCAAACTTCTCTTCAATTGGAATTATTGCAGGAGCTGTTAAGAGTTTAAATGAAAAACAAGGGAATGTAGTAGCACGATTTGGCTTGAAATTACTTTTCGGTGCAACGTTAGTAAGTTTCTTATCTGCGACTATTGTTGGCTTATTATATTAAAAGTTTCATAGACTATAAAAAGGACTGGTGATTAAGATGAGAATGGTAGATATTATTGCAAAAAAACGTGATGGTAAAGAGTTAACGACAGAAGAAATTGAGTTCTTTATTAAAGGATATACAGATGGAACAATTCCTGATTATCAAGTAAGTGCATTAGCAATGGCAATCTTCTTTAAGGATATGTCTGATCGTGAACGCGCAGACTTAACGATGGCTATGGTTGAATCTGGAGAAACAATCGACTTATCTGAAATTGAAGGTATTAAAGTAGATAAACATTCAACTGGTGGTGTTGGTGATACAACGACATTAGTGTTAGGACCGTTAGTAGCAGCTTTAGATGTACCAGTTGCGAAAATGTCTGGTCGTGGTTTAGGTCATACAGGCGGAACAATTGATAAATTAGAAGCAGTAGAAGGGTTCCATGTTGAAATTACGAAAGAACAATTTATTGATATTGTAAACCGTGATAAAGTAGCTGTTATTGGACAAACAGGAAATTTAACACCTGCTGATAAAAAAATTTATGCATTACGTGATGTAACGGGAACAGTAAACTCAATCCCGTTAATCGCAAGCTCAATTATGAGTAAAAAAATTGCAGCTGGTGCTGATGCAATTGTACTGGATGTAAAAACGGGTGCAGGCGCATTTATGAAAACAGAAGAAGATGCAAAAGAATTAGCACATGCAATGGTACGCATCGGAAATAACGTTGGACGTCAAACGATGGCTGTTATTTCAGATATGTCACAGCCTCTTGGATTCGCAATCGGTAACGCTCTTGAAGTGAAAGAAGCAATCGACACATTAAA
The DNA window shown above is from Bacillus clarus and carries:
- a CDS encoding sugar-binding transcriptional regulator; this encodes MDKDKQQLSVEVARLYYQSDYSQQEIANKLNISRPTISRLLKYAKEKGFVQISIADPFADLDNVGNLLKEKYNLLEAHVVFAPVPEYATITEYISKYAAEYMEKTVKNGDIVGVSWGTTMYEIARKIIPQHVKGVEVVQLKGGISHSSVNTYANETIALFADAFQTTPRNLPLPVIFDNAVTKELVEQDRHIHHIIEMGKQANIAIFTVGTVRDEALLFRLGYLDKDETSLLKKQAVGDICSRFFDGDGNISSEEINQRTIGIDLEELRLKKRSVLVAGGSRKVKAIDGALSGGYANVLIIDQHTAKELLHYQKG
- the deoC gene encoding deoxyribose-phosphate aldolase, with amino-acid sequence MNIAKLIDHTVLKPDTKKEDVMKVLEEAKKYNFASVCINPTWVKLAAEELAGHDVDVCTVIGFPLGASTTETKVFETKDVIAKGATEVDMVINVGALKDGDNEFVEKDIYEVVQAAKGKALVKVIIETCLLTDEEKVRACELSVKAGADFVKTSTGFSTGGATAEDIALMRKTVGPDVGVKASGGVRTREDAEKMVAAGASRIGASASVAIVLNDAKGATDNY
- a CDS encoding NupC/NupG family nucleoside CNT transporter, whose translation is MKYLIGIIGLVLILGIAWLASNNRSKVKYRPIITMIVLQFILGFLLLNTSIGNILISGIADGFGELLKYAADGVNFVFGGLVNQKEFSFFLGVLMPIVFISALIGILQHIKVLPIIVKFIGLALSKVNGMGKLESYNAVASAILGQSEVFISVKKQLGLLSERRLYTLCASAMSTVSMSIVGSYMVLLKPQYVVTALVLNLFGGFIIASIINPYEVTEEEDMLEVQEEEKKSFFEVLGEYIIDGFKVAITVAAMLIGFVALIAFINAVFKGVIGISFQEILGYAFAPFAFIMGVPWHEAVNAGNIMATKLVSNEFVAMTDLAQGNFNFSARTTAIISVFLVSFANFSSIGIIAGAVKSLNEKQGNVVARFGLKLLFGATLVSFLSATIVGLLY
- a CDS encoding pyrimidine-nucleoside phosphorylase, encoding MRMVDIIAKKRDGKELTTEEIEFFIKGYTDGTIPDYQVSALAMAIFFKDMSDRERADLTMAMVESGETIDLSEIEGIKVDKHSTGGVGDTTTLVLGPLVAALDVPVAKMSGRGLGHTGGTIDKLEAVEGFHVEITKEQFIDIVNRDKVAVIGQTGNLTPADKKIYALRDVTGTVNSIPLIASSIMSKKIAAGADAIVLDVKTGAGAFMKTEEDAKELAHAMVRIGNNVGRQTMAVISDMSQPLGFAIGNALEVKEAIDTLKGEGPEDLTELVLVLGSQMVVLAKKANTLEEAREKLIEVMKNGKAVEKFKEFLSNQGGDSSIVDEPEKLPQAKYVIDVPAKTSGVISNIVADEIGIAAMLLGAGRATKEDEIDLAVGLMLRKKVGDSVKEGESFVTIYANRENVEDVKAKIYENISISETAEAPKLIHTIITD